The following is a genomic window from Bacillus sp. FJAT-52991.
GAAACTTATTAAAGAGCTGACACCAATTTTCCTTTTGTAGCAATTCCATACTTATCGTATAGAAATCATGGATCGATTGAATTTGCTCACAATAGCCATTAATCTCATACTGGCAAATATGATATTCATGGTTCGTATCCCTTACAAGGTCTTGCATGCATGTATATCCGGTTTCTTTTCTGCTCTCAACTAGTTGAATGAGCAAAGGAACCGATACGACATAAAGCTCAATGGGTCGACCTTGATTATAAATTTGTAGAACATCACAGCTTTCTTTTTCTAATCGCTTTAAGATCGGCGAAAAATCCATATTAAACACCGTATAACAATTACTAATTAATGCATATTTTTGCGTGCTCCGTTTGAAGTAATCAATATGTTGGGCAAAATGACAAAATAACCCGACCTTATCTTCTTCTCCCTGTAAATTAGGAGATGGAAAGAAAAATAAGCCATCTCGTTTTCTATTTAAATCCCAATCTTTCCCTGATCCTAAATGATCCATCAGTGAGCGATATTGATATTTTGGAAAAATCGCCACACTTTGAATACCTGAGTTCACCATATTTGATAAAATAAAATCGATCAGTCGATAACGCCCAGCAAAAGGGACAGCTGCTAGTGAGCGATGAAGCAATAAATCTTCCATTGATTCCGGATGTGTTGTTGCATCAATAACACCAAGCATAGATCTATTCATTCCATTTCCTCCATTTCAACAAAGCTATTGCTTTTGTCGTATTAATTGAGCAAGGTATTCTTCTGTGATTAAAAGAATATCCTCTGTATGGTTATAAATCTCCACATTA
Proteins encoded in this region:
- a CDS encoding sugar phosphate nucleotidyltransferase, which produces MNRSMLGVIDATTHPESMEDLLLHRSLAAVPFAGRYRLIDFILSNMVNSGIQSVAIFPKYQYRSLMDHLGSGKDWDLNRKRDGLFFFPSPNLQGEEDKVGLFCHFAQHIDYFKRSTQKYALISNCYTVFNMDFSPILKRLEKESCDVLQIYNQGRPIELYVVSVPLLIQLVESRKETGYTCMQDLVRDTNHEYHICQYEINGYCEQIQSIHDFYTISMELLQKENWCQLFNKFQPIYTKVKDEPPTKYTDTSLVKNSMIANGSVIEGEIEQSVISRAVFIGKNTTVKNCIIMQKSKIGENCELAHVIIDKDAVIGDGVKIIGTPEEPIVIRKGSVQGVLMNS